A window from Eretmochelys imbricata isolate rEreImb1 chromosome 23, rEreImb1.hap1, whole genome shotgun sequence encodes these proteins:
- the LOC144279270 gene encoding transmembrane protein 229B-like — protein sequence MTPSRPVWSLLKRQARAGRSRAMGGRAEPLSPLTRWYIYAIHGYFCEVMFTATWAFVAERDWKFPGVTSVWALFIYGTSSLVLEQMYLLLRDRCPLLSRCLCYTLWIYLWEFATGYLLRRFDACPWDYSHFRYHLMGLVTLEYALFWFLGSLVLEKLVIGNTLRLRLEEPSPPAAHVAPRKDA from the coding sequence ATCCCGCGCCATGGGCGGCCGGGCCGAgcccctgagccccctgacccgCTGGTACATCTACGCCATCCACGGGTACTTCTGCGAGGTGATGTTCACGGCCACCTGGGCCTTCGTGGCCGAGCGGGACTGGAAGTTCCCGGGCGTCACCAGCGTCTGGGCCCTGTTCATCTACGGCACGTCCAGCCTGGTGCTGGAGCAGATGTACCTGCTGCTGCGGGAccgctgccccctgctgagccGCTGCCTGTGTTACACCCTCTGGATCTACCTGTGGGAGTTCGCCACCGGCTACCTCCTGCGCCGGTTCGATGCCTGCCCCTGGGACTACAGCCATTTCCGCTACCACCTCATGGGGCTGGTGACGCTGGAGTACGCCCTCTTCTGGTTCCTGGGCTCCCTGGTGCTGGAGAAGCTGGTCATCGGGAACACCCTGCGGCTGCGGCTGGAGGAGCCCAGCCCCCCGGCCGCCCACGTCGCACCCCGCAAGGACGCCTGA